One part of the uncultured Bacteroides sp. genome encodes these proteins:
- a CDS encoding xanthan lyase, whose amino-acid sequence MKPIRVFVLSLLFPVFFSQVTEAQELSKEMRSTIGSYLTQVSKKTISVGPIYIDSFAINKKKLELYANMNCSYIPFREDNVTEIYRYIRQQLPPEFVNYEVVLITDKHPIEELIPLALRSKKDKKAKTFVNDIDKPLITRISVPYRPTKGLLNRHIAMWQSHGYYYESKLTRWEWQRARIFQTVEDLYTQSYVLPFLVPMLENAGANVLLPRERDTNTAEIIIDNDGTLSASSRYIEKITEKKWTDGAGPGFAQKKDFYINNDNPFHDGTFRLIETIKKGKESTAEWIPDIPKVGTYAVYVSYKSVENSTDDALYTVYHKGGTTQFKINQTMGGGTWIYLGHFSFDAGRNYDSRIVLTNKSSMTGKVVTADAIKIGGGFGNIARRIADSGTTENVKSSDTKAQEEIKLLPKVDYPYETSGYPRYTEGARYWLQWAGFPEDVYSPSKGVNDYTDDYKSRGLWVNYLAGGSSVDPKSEGLNIPIDLSFAFHTDAGTTMNDSIIGSLGIFCTNTDDTKYANGVSRYAARDLTDLVQSQIVNDIRSLYEPNWSRRGMWNQSYYEARVPKVPAMLLELLSHQNFADMRYGLDPRFRFTVSRAIYKGILQFVSSQYKQKYVVQPLPIDHFNIHFVNTDEVELNWKPVMDPLEPTAVANKYVVYTRIDDGEFDNGVIVNTNSYRVSQNEGQIYSYKVTALNDGGESFPSEILSASRVTKEKGMVLVVNGFDRISAPADFVADSIAGFYDVLDHGVPYKQDYSYIGSQTEFRRNIPWMDDDAAGFGASRANYEKMVIAGNTFDYPFVHGKAITNAGYSFVSCSDEAVMDKNADLKEYKFVDLILGKERETKMGRGGQCPNEFKTFPDKLQSAIKEYCEADGNIFISGAFVGSDLWDNKVSRQEDRNFAMNTLKYKWRTGQAAITGEVKSVASPFVMLSGNYDYYNELNAESYAVESPDGIEPAAKDSYTVFRYSENNLSAGVAYKGKYKTCILGFPFESVKKEEERSQLMKSVLYFFSKTE is encoded by the coding sequence ATGAAACCTATTCGTGTTTTTGTATTAAGCTTGTTATTCCCTGTTTTTTTTAGTCAGGTAACTGAGGCTCAGGAACTTTCTAAAGAGATGCGCTCAACAATTGGTTCGTATTTGACTCAAGTTTCAAAGAAAACCATATCTGTAGGACCAATTTATATTGATTCATTTGCAATAAACAAAAAGAAGTTGGAATTGTATGCTAATATGAATTGCTCTTATATTCCTTTCAGGGAAGACAATGTAACCGAAATATATAGGTATATTCGTCAACAACTCCCCCCGGAATTTGTAAATTATGAGGTTGTGTTGATTACTGATAAGCACCCCATAGAAGAACTTATTCCTCTTGCATTACGAAGTAAGAAAGATAAGAAAGCGAAAACTTTTGTAAATGACATAGATAAGCCTTTGATCACTCGAATTTCAGTACCTTACAGACCAACAAAAGGTCTTTTGAACAGACACATTGCCATGTGGCAAAGTCATGGGTATTATTATGAGTCGAAGTTAACACGATGGGAGTGGCAACGAGCCCGTATCTTTCAGACAGTGGAGGATTTATATACACAGAGTTATGTTCTGCCGTTTTTAGTACCAATGCTTGAAAATGCCGGTGCTAATGTACTTTTGCCTCGTGAGCGTGATACAAATACAGCAGAAATTATTATTGATAATGACGGCACTTTAAGTGCAAGTTCTCGTTATATTGAAAAGATTACAGAGAAAAAATGGACTGATGGTGCTGGTCCTGGTTTTGCTCAGAAAAAGGACTTTTATATAAACAATGATAATCCTTTTCATGATGGAACTTTCCGTTTGATAGAAACAATTAAGAAAGGGAAAGAGAGTACGGCGGAGTGGATCCCGGATATTCCTAAAGTCGGTACATATGCTGTTTATGTTTCTTATAAAAGTGTAGAAAATAGTACTGATGATGCTTTGTACACTGTTTATCATAAAGGAGGTACTACTCAGTTTAAGATCAATCAGACAATGGGTGGAGGTACATGGATTTATTTAGGACATTTCAGCTTTGATGCTGGCAGAAATTATGATTCCAGAATTGTACTTACTAACAAATCGTCTATGACTGGAAAAGTTGTTACGGCTGATGCCATAAAGATTGGTGGTGGTTTTGGAAATATTGCGCGTCGTATAGCCGATAGTGGCACCACTGAAAATGTAAAGAGCTCAGATACTAAAGCTCAGGAAGAAATAAAGCTATTGCCTAAAGTTGACTATCCTTACGAGACGAGCGGATATCCTCGTTATACAGAAGGAGCCCGTTATTGGCTACAATGGGCAGGTTTCCCGGAAGATGTTTATTCTCCAAGTAAAGGGGTGAATGATTATACTGATGATTATAAATCGAGAGGTCTTTGGGTTAATTATTTAGCAGGAGGATCAAGTGTCGATCCTAAATCAGAAGGTTTGAATATCCCAATTGATTTATCTTTTGCTTTCCATACCGATGCTGGTACAACGATGAATGACTCAATTATAGGATCTTTAGGTATTTTCTGTACTAATACCGATGATACCAAATATGCAAATGGCGTTTCCAGATATGCTGCCAGAGATTTAACAGACCTTGTACAGTCGCAAATAGTGAATGACATTCGTTCATTATATGAACCGAATTGGTCGCGTCGTGGAATGTGGAACCAGTCTTATTATGAAGCGCGTGTTCCTAAGGTTCCTGCTATGTTGTTGGAGCTTCTTTCTCATCAGAATTTTGCTGATATGCGATATGGATTGGATCCGAGATTTCGTTTTACTGTAAGCCGTGCAATTTATAAAGGAATACTTCAATTTGTTTCTTCGCAATATAAGCAGAAATATGTTGTTCAGCCATTGCCAATAGATCATTTTAATATTCACTTTGTTAATACAGACGAAGTTGAGTTAAATTGGAAACCAGTTATGGACCCATTAGAACCAACTGCTGTAGCAAATAAGTATGTTGTTTATACGCGCATTGATGACGGAGAATTTGATAATGGTGTTATTGTGAATACAAATAGCTATCGCGTATCACAAAATGAAGGACAAATCTATAGTTATAAGGTTACTGCATTGAATGATGGAGGTGAAAGTTTTCCTTCTGAAATTCTTTCAGCCAGTAGAGTGACAAAAGAGAAGGGGATGGTTCTGGTAGTGAACGGCTTTGATAGAATTAGTGCTCCGGCCGACTTTGTAGCCGATAGTATTGCAGGGTTCTATGATGTGCTTGATCATGGAGTTCCTTACAAGCAAGACTATAGTTATATTGGAAGTCAGACTGAATTCAGACGTAATATTCCATGGATGGACGATGATGCTGCTGGTTTTGGAGCTAGTCGTGCAAATTATGAAAAAATGGTTATTGCTGGCAATACTTTCGATTATCCTTTTGTACATGGAAAAGCAATCACTAATGCAGGATACTCTTTTGTTTCTTGTAGCGACGAAGCTGTAATGGATAAGAATGCAGATCTGAAAGAATATAAATTTGTGGATCTGATCTTGGGAAAAGAACGTGAAACAAAGATGGGACGTGGAGGCCAATGTCCAAATGAATTTAAAACATTCCCTGATAAATTGCAGTCTGCAATTAAAGAATATTGCGAAGCAGATGGTAATATCTTTATTTCCGGTGCATTTGTCGGATCGGATTTGTGGGATAATAAAGTATCCCGACAGGAAGATAGGAATTTTGCGATGAATACATTGAAATATAAATGGCGTACCGGGCAGGCTGCTATAACAGGCGAAGTTAAAAGCGTAGCATCTCCTTTTGTGATGTTGTCTGGTAATTATGACTATTACAATGAGCTAAATGCTGAATCATATGCTGTAGAATCTCCTGATGGAATAGAGCCGGCAGCAAAAGATTCGTATACCGTTTTTAGATATTCTGAGAATAATTTGAGTGCAGGTGTTGCTTATAAGGGAAAATATAAAACTTGCATACTTGGTTTTCCTTTTGAATCTGTTAAGAAAGAAGAAGAGAGAAGTCAGCTGATGAAGTCTGTCTTATATTTCTTTTCAAAAACTGAGTAA
- a CDS encoding sodium:solute symporter — protein sequence MSPVLVLSTIFCYFAVLFAISYIAGRKADNQGFFVGNRKSRWYVVAFAMIGSSISGVTFVSAPGMVAVSNFSYLQMALGFLTGQFIIAFLLIPLFYKMNLVSIYEYLDNRFGVSTHKTGAWFFFISKMLGAAVRLFLVCVVLQLLVFEPLHLSFLLNVFFTVLLVWLYTFRGGVKALIWTDSLKTLCLVGSVLFCIYYISSDLNLSFNGAFSAIIDHDYSKTFFFDDVNDKRYFFKQFLAGIFTMIAMTGLDQDMMQRNLSCKNFKDSQKNMITSGIFQVVIILLFLMLGVLLYIYAAKSGIAIPKMSDELFPLIATHGYFPKIVGILFIVGLISAAYSAAGSALTALTTSFTVDILGSTKRKTDLEVVKIRKQVHVMMSVVMGLVIIVINLLNNTSVIDAVYILASYTYGPILGMFAFGICTKKQVRDKYVPLVALISPILCFVLQKNSQVWFNGYTFSYELLIFNALFTFIGLTLIMNKQK from the coding sequence ATGAGTCCAGTTCTAGTCCTATCAACTATTTTTTGTTATTTTGCTGTTCTGTTTGCTATATCGTATATTGCAGGAAGAAAGGCTGATAATCAAGGTTTCTTTGTTGGAAACCGGAAGTCTCGTTGGTATGTTGTGGCTTTTGCCATGATAGGTTCTAGCATATCAGGAGTAACTTTTGTTTCTGCTCCAGGTATGGTGGCCGTAAGCAATTTCTCTTATTTGCAGATGGCTCTTGGTTTTTTGACTGGGCAGTTTATCATAGCTTTTTTACTGATTCCTCTTTTTTATAAAATGAACCTGGTTTCTATTTACGAGTACCTTGATAATCGCTTTGGTGTTTCTACACATAAAACAGGTGCATGGTTCTTTTTTATTTCAAAAATGCTGGGTGCAGCAGTCCGTCTTTTTCTTGTTTGTGTGGTTCTACAATTATTGGTTTTTGAACCATTACATCTTTCTTTCTTATTGAATGTGTTTTTTACCGTTTTATTAGTGTGGCTTTATACTTTCCGTGGAGGGGTTAAAGCTTTAATCTGGACAGACTCTTTAAAAACTCTTTGTTTAGTAGGTTCAGTTCTTTTTTGTATATATTATATAAGTTCAGATTTGAATCTCTCTTTTAATGGGGCATTTAGTGCCATTATTGATCATGATTATTCAAAGACTTTTTTCTTTGATGATGTTAATGATAAAAGATATTTTTTTAAACAATTTCTTGCAGGTATATTCACAATGATTGCTATGACCGGTCTTGACCAAGATATGATGCAACGGAATTTGAGTTGCAAGAATTTTAAAGATTCTCAGAAGAATATGATTACCAGTGGTATTTTCCAGGTAGTAATTATTTTATTGTTTTTAATGCTGGGTGTGCTTTTATATATATATGCTGCGAAATCTGGGATTGCAATTCCTAAAATGAGTGACGAACTTTTCCCATTAATTGCGACTCATGGTTATTTTCCTAAAATTGTAGGTATTTTATTTATTGTTGGATTAATTTCTGCGGCTTACTCAGCTGCAGGTTCAGCACTGACAGCTTTAACTACTTCTTTTACTGTGGATATACTGGGTAGTACAAAGCGTAAGACGGATTTAGAAGTTGTAAAAATTCGCAAGCAGGTTCATGTAATGATGTCTGTAGTAATGGGATTGGTTATCATTGTGATAAACTTATTGAATAATACAAGCGTAATTGATGCTGTATATATTCTGGCAAGCTATACTTATGGACCGATTCTTGGAATGTTTGCCTTTGGTATTTGTACAAAAAAGCAGGTTCGTGATAAATATGTTCCTTTAGTTGCACTTATTTCACCAATACTTTGTTTTGTTCTTCAAAAGAATTCACAAGTTTGGTTTAATGGGTATACTTTTAGCTATGAATTACTTATCTTTAATGCCTTATTTACTTTTATTGGCCTTACTTTGATAATGAATAAACAAAAATAG
- a CDS encoding RagB/SusD family nutrient uptake outer membrane protein, with amino-acid sequence MKSNKILWLFIVTLIFASCSDDFLDKKKLGALTTDGFFVTENDAFQSVVAAYSDLKDYRYTWTIWCFGDDLSDDATYSGSDADVQGFALMESYNYPTDNGRILGRYQILYRGINKANQAIDGISSMDESLFKTQSKKRLLGEALFLRAYYYHELVCVFGDVPLMTKTPTISDKTMKRTPSADVYAQIETDLETAASYLPAKSEIDMKTNAGRITRGAANAMLSRVYLFEKKYDDCKKASLEVYKDGYELEDDYAYVFSLAGEHCKESIFEIDFYNSLTQSAATTNNGNFHVLMMLPYGVTYGYGINQPTQSLANAFDEAGDVVRKEATLLTPADLQAWETPANFAKLERNRTGYYNQKYYLKPSERSTEIRNNPVNIRVIRLSEVYLNYAEACVKATTPDYTEARKYLNKVRTRAKLADSPATDNNLFEAIIKERRLELAMEGHRFFDMVRTGKAVETFKAKGVFRPGISELMPIPQAEIDNSGGVLTQNPL; translated from the coding sequence ATGAAATCAAATAAAATATTGTGGCTGTTTATTGTCACGTTAATATTCGCGAGTTGTAGTGATGATTTTCTTGATAAGAAAAAATTGGGCGCTCTGACTACTGATGGTTTTTTTGTGACAGAGAATGATGCATTCCAATCAGTAGTAGCTGCATACAGTGATCTTAAGGATTATAGATATACTTGGACAATATGGTGCTTTGGCGATGATTTATCTGATGATGCTACTTATAGTGGTAGTGATGCTGACGTACAAGGATTTGCATTGATGGAATCTTATAATTATCCTACTGATAATGGACGAATATTAGGCCGTTATCAGATTCTATACAGGGGGATAAATAAAGCTAATCAGGCAATTGATGGAATTTCCAGTATGGATGAAAGCTTATTTAAAACGCAGAGTAAGAAACGTTTGCTAGGTGAAGCTTTATTTTTGCGGGCTTACTACTATCATGAATTAGTTTGTGTGTTTGGAGATGTTCCATTAATGACAAAGACTCCTACAATTTCAGATAAGACAATGAAAAGAACTCCATCTGCAGATGTATATGCACAGATTGAGACAGACTTGGAAACTGCTGCTAGTTATTTACCGGCAAAGTCTGAAATAGATATGAAGACTAATGCGGGAAGAATTACTCGTGGTGCGGCTAATGCTATGTTATCGCGTGTGTATCTTTTTGAAAAGAAATATGATGATTGCAAGAAAGCTTCTTTAGAAGTTTATAAAGATGGATATGAACTGGAAGACGATTATGCTTATGTTTTTAGTTTAGCTGGTGAACATTGTAAGGAGTCTATATTTGAGATTGATTTTTATAATTCATTAACCCAAAGTGCAGCGACAACAAATAATGGTAACTTCCATGTTTTAATGATGCTTCCATATGGGGTGACTTATGGATATGGAATCAATCAACCTACACAAAGTTTGGCAAATGCTTTTGATGAGGCAGGAGATGTAGTTAGAAAAGAAGCAACCTTGCTTACACCTGCAGATTTACAAGCATGGGAAACACCTGCTAACTTTGCTAAGTTAGAAAGAAATCGTACTGGCTATTATAACCAAAAGTATTATTTAAAACCATCTGAACGTTCAACAGAAATTAGAAATAATCCTGTGAATATTCGTGTAATTCGCTTATCGGAAGTTTATCTGAATTATGCTGAGGCTTGTGTTAAAGCTACGACACCAGATTATACTGAAGCACGTAAATATCTAAATAAAGTAAGAACTCGTGCTAAGTTGGCAGATTCTCCTGCTACTGATAATAACTTGTTTGAAGCTATTATTAAAGAACGTCGTTTAGAATTAGCGATGGAAGGACACCGATTCTTCGATATGGTTCGTACAGGCAAGGCAGTAGAAACATTTAAAGCAAAAGGTGTATTCAGACCTGGAATTAGTGAGTTAATGCCAATTCCTCAAGCTGAAATAGATAATAGTGGTGGTGTACTAACTCAGAACCCATTATAA
- a CDS encoding TonB-dependent receptor — MNKIQLSRETFSKKFLTALTIASLFSTVGSMNAIAGVWSVNATHDMSEQQQQGITLNGTVVDSKGEPVIGASVIEKGTTNNGAITDVEGKFTLKVKPNATLVISYIGFQKQEVPVGGKTAISVVLKDNTELLQEVVVVGYGTVKKSDLTGSVASVKANAISRQPVANIAQSLQGLVPGVSVTSNSGAPGGSVTVRIRGVGTVNNADPLYVVDGMPVNSISYLSSSEIESMEVLKDASATAIYGSRGANGVVLVTTKHGKKGNDVINVNAYWGVQQIDTDLGLLNGQQWYNIQTEINKTRVKPIDLTKVDPTISTNWLKEVTRTAYMRNYDASFSGGSDNFQYNLSLGYLSHDGTVKKTDYNRINARLNVERKMNDIISIGVNAAYSTSNRNKILEGSNTVGIINSAIKLEPVVPVRNADGSYGSSKYIDYPNPVAAINYTNSKEKNQDLVGNVYATVNLLKGLYFKTLLGLNSNSFDSYDFDPTYYVSNAQRVDINKVTRGYSKRNNLLLENTLNFSRVFAEKHTINAVLGYTAEKTRYENVSASKQGVPNNEPDMQYLDAAQLASSATAAGSAIESSLLSYLGRVNYNYDDRYLATVTFRADGSSRFGAGNRYGYFPSLALAWKLSNEQFFKKWDQNWLSSLKIRAGWGQVGNQNIDDYMFQNLLSSSAQYAYLYGKPETLNQGVVAVNMGNANVKWETTESTNLGFDLGLLNGRFNLSAEYYYKTTKDMLLVEPIPYFLGFETGPMTNAGKVKNYGFEFQAEWRDNIGKDFNYNIGGNISTIKNEVLSLGTGKSISGGALKNGNATLTSVGNPIGSFWGYKTNGLVNTQEELTDVKTRQPNADYGDVIFLDTSGDKKLTDADKTVIGNPIPKFYYGFNLGMEYKGIDLNAVFEGSYGNDVFNAMRYFTYDLGDVTNKSVDVLGYWSTSNPNATMPRLNGNDKNDNNRISDRYIEDGSYLRLKTLQLGYTMPESISKKMHVNRLRVYISGQNLFTITKYSGADPEIGQISSTNYLSRGVDIGTYPQARIFTGGINVTF, encoded by the coding sequence ATGAACAAAATTCAACTATCTAGGGAAACATTCTCAAAGAAGTTTCTCACGGCGTTAACCATAGCTTCCCTCTTCTCTACAGTTGGGAGTATGAACGCTATCGCAGGTGTTTGGAGTGTTAATGCTACTCATGATATGAGTGAGCAGCAACAACAAGGCATTACTCTAAACGGAACAGTGGTCGATTCAAAAGGCGAACCTGTAATTGGTGCAAGCGTTATTGAAAAAGGAACAACAAATAATGGAGCTATCACTGATGTAGAAGGTAAATTCACATTAAAAGTGAAGCCTAATGCTACATTGGTGATTTCCTATATTGGTTTTCAGAAGCAGGAAGTTCCTGTAGGTGGTAAAACAGCTATAAGTGTTGTACTAAAAGACAATACTGAGTTACTTCAAGAAGTTGTAGTTGTGGGTTATGGTACGGTTAAGAAATCGGACTTAACAGGGTCAGTTGCTTCTGTAAAAGCAAATGCGATATCACGTCAGCCTGTAGCTAATATTGCTCAGTCTTTACAAGGTTTGGTACCAGGCGTTTCAGTAACATCTAATTCAGGTGCTCCTGGTGGTTCAGTAACGGTTCGTATTCGTGGCGTTGGTACGGTTAACAATGCCGATCCGTTGTATGTTGTTGACGGTATGCCCGTAAATAGTATTTCTTACTTAAGCTCTTCCGAGATTGAATCAATGGAAGTCTTGAAGGATGCTTCGGCTACAGCAATTTATGGTTCTAGAGGAGCTAATGGAGTTGTGTTGGTTACAACAAAGCATGGTAAAAAAGGGAATGACGTAATCAATGTAAATGCATATTGGGGTGTTCAGCAAATTGATACAGATCTTGGGCTACTCAATGGACAGCAATGGTACAATATTCAGACTGAAATTAATAAAACAAGAGTTAAGCCTATCGATTTGACTAAAGTAGATCCTACTATTTCAACAAACTGGCTGAAAGAAGTTACAAGGACTGCATATATGAGAAACTATGATGCTAGTTTTTCAGGTGGTTCAGATAACTTTCAATATAATCTAAGCTTAGGTTATTTATCTCACGATGGTACTGTGAAGAAAACAGATTATAATAGAATCAATGCCAGATTGAATGTTGAACGTAAAATGAATGATATAATTTCTATTGGTGTAAATGCTGCATATTCAACGTCTAATCGAAACAAAATTTTAGAAGGCAGTAACACTGTGGGTATTATAAATTCAGCTATTAAATTAGAACCTGTTGTTCCTGTAAGAAATGCTGATGGTTCTTATGGATCTTCAAAATATATCGACTATCCAAATCCTGTAGCTGCTATTAATTATACTAACAGTAAAGAAAAGAATCAGGACTTGGTAGGAAATGTATATGCAACAGTGAATCTCCTTAAAGGTTTATATTTTAAGACTTTGTTAGGGCTCAATTCTAATAGTTTTGATTCTTATGATTTTGACCCCACTTACTATGTGAGCAATGCACAACGTGTTGATATAAATAAAGTAACTCGTGGATATTCTAAGAGAAATAATTTATTACTTGAAAATACATTGAACTTTAGTCGTGTATTTGCAGAAAAACACACTATTAATGCTGTTTTAGGTTATACCGCAGAAAAAACAAGATATGAAAATGTGAGCGCATCTAAACAAGGAGTCCCAAATAACGAGCCGGATATGCAATATCTGGATGCTGCACAGCTGGCTTCATCTGCTACAGCTGCTGGCAGTGCTATTGAATCTTCTTTACTATCTTATTTAGGTAGGGTGAATTATAACTATGATGATAGATATTTAGCGACTGTAACTTTCAGAGCGGATGGATCTTCTCGTTTTGGAGCTGGTAATCGTTACGGATATTTCCCATCTTTAGCTTTGGCATGGAAGCTTTCTAATGAACAATTCTTTAAGAAATGGGACCAGAATTGGTTGAGTAGTTTGAAAATACGTGCAGGTTGGGGACAGGTTGGTAATCAGAATATTGATGATTATATGTTCCAAAATCTTCTCAGTTCAAGTGCTCAATATGCATATTTATATGGAAAACCAGAAACGTTGAATCAGGGAGTTGTAGCTGTGAATATGGGAAATGCCAATGTAAAATGGGAAACAACAGAATCAACAAATCTTGGTTTTGATTTAGGCTTGTTGAATGGTAGATTCAATCTGTCGGCAGAATATTATTACAAGACCACTAAAGATATGTTGCTGGTTGAACCCATTCCATATTTCTTAGGCTTTGAAACAGGTCCAATGACAAATGCTGGTAAAGTGAAAAATTATGGATTTGAATTCCAGGCAGAATGGAGAGATAATATAGGCAAAGATTTTAATTATAATATTGGTGGCAATATTTCTACAATTAAAAATGAAGTGTTAAGTCTTGGAACAGGAAAATCAATATCAGGTGGAGCTTTGAAAAATGGAAATGCAACCTTAACATCTGTTGGAAATCCTATTGGCTCTTTTTGGGGATATAAAACAAATGGCCTGGTTAATACTCAGGAAGAATTAACTGATGTAAAAACCCGTCAGCCTAATGCAGATTATGGCGATGTTATCTTTCTTGATACAAGTGGAGATAAAAAACTCACAGATGCTGATAAAACTGTAATAGGTAATCCTATTCCTAAATTTTATTATGGGTTTAATTTAGGAATGGAATATAAAGGCATTGATTTGAATGCTGTTTTTGAAGGATCTTATGGTAATGATGTTTTTAATGCAATGCGCTATTTTACTTATGATTTAGGTGATGTAACTAATAAATCGGTAGATGTTTTAGGGTATTGGAGTACAAGCAATCCAAATGCAACTATGCCGCGATTAAATGGAAATGATAAGAATGATAATAATAGAATATCAGATAGATATATTGAGGATGGATCTTATTTGAGATTGAAAACACTTCAATTGGGATATACTATGCCAGAATCTATTTCAAAAAAAATGCATGTGAACCGCTTGAGAGTTTATATATCTGGTCAGAACTTGTTCACTATAACAAAATATTCTGGTGCAGATCCTGAAATTGGACAAATATCTTCTACAAACTATTTAAGCCGCGGAGTTGATATCGGTACTTATCCGCAAGCACGTATATTTACTGGTGGTATAAATGTTACATTTTAA